Genomic segment of Candidatus Hydrogenedentota bacterium:
CCCCGCGCACACGGTTTGTCGCGCCGCGCCTTGGGGCGCAGCGCTCCAGTGAAGGGCGTCCCCGGACGCCGAAAAGTGGGAGGGCCCGAAACGGCCCGCATGCACCACGGGAGAACATGAGATGGCAAAGGCAAGCAAGCGCTGCACCGCCAACAGCAAGAAAGTTGAGTTTGGGAGGTACTACGCCCTTGGCGAGGCGGTGGCCCTCGTGAAGGAGTGCGCCAACGCGAAGTTCGACGAGACCGTCGAGCTCGGATTCCTCCTGGGGGTGGACCCCCGCCACGCCGACCAGATGGTCCGCGGCTCCGTCGCCCTGCCCCACGGCACCGGCAAGACCGTCCGCGTCGTCGTGTTCTGCGAGCAGGAGGAGCAGGTGAAGGCGGCCCAGGAGGCCGGCGCCGACTTCGTCGGCTCCGAAGACCTCGCCAGCAAGATTCTCGGCGGATGGACGGACTTTGACGCCGCCGTCGCCGCCCCCGACATGATGCGCCACGTCGGCAAGCTCGGCAAAATCCTCGGCCCCCGCGGCCTCATGCCCAGCCCCAAGGCGGGCACTGTCACCCCCAACGTGGGGCAGGCCGTCCGCGAAATCAAGGCGGGTAAAATCGAGTACCGCGTGGACAAGAACGCGAACATCCACGTGCCCGTCGGCAAGGCCAGTTTCTCCCCCGAGCAGCTGGAGCAGAACGCCGCGTCCGTGATCGAGGCCATTGTGAAGGCGAAGCCCGCGGCCTGCAAGGGCACCTACCTCAAGGTCGTCTGCATGAGCAGCACCATGGGCCCGGGGTTCAAGATGGACCCCGTCGCCGCCGTCGCCACCAAGACCCGCTGATCCCGTTTTTTTCGCGCCAGCCCCGGACCCTCACGGTCGGGGCTGGCGCGTTTCCTTTTCTGCGGACGGACCCCCGCCGTCCGTCACTTCTCCCCGAGGTACGCCCCATACGCCGGGGCGATGTCCGCCTCCTCCGCGCCCCCCGCGTGCACGAGCACGCGGTAGCGAAGGCGCACCGGCTTTCCCTTCGGGAGGTCCGTGTATTCGCCGTTTTCCGGCCAGAACATGGGGGTGGGGGAGAAGAACCCGTAGTCCCGGGTGAACCACGGCGCCGGATGCCACGGGTTTTCCGGGTGCTGGAGGATGGCCAGCCCCTCCGTTTTCCCATCGCGGGTGCCGCTGTAGTCGGCCCAGGACGCGGCCTTCCCGAAGGTGCCCTTCTCGTTTTGGTCCCCCGCCGCGTTGACCAGGGCACCTCCCTGCTTCACGCTCAGTTCCGGCACCATGCGCGCCGAGAACAGCGAATGGTTGGTTTGCCCGATCCGGACATCCTCCTGCGGGGTCATCACGATGTCGAAGTCAATCTGGCGGACCGTGTCCGACGGGGCCGACACGGTGATTGTCCGCTCGTCCCGGATCACCGGGTCCTTTCCCGGCCGCACCCACCGGCACCGGTCGAGGAAAACCACCTTTTCGCCCCGTTTCTGGAGGATTTCCACCCCCTCGCTCACAATCTGCCCCCGATCCAGCCCCTCCTGCCAGTAGTTCCCCCCGTTCACCTGGTCACACCCGAAAAACAGGGAATGGTGGTGTGGATACGGCTCGGAGGTCTCCGTGGTCACCGTCTTCCCGCTGAGTGGACCGTTCACAGGGAAAAAATAGGGGTACTTCTGGGAAACGGCGGTCTTGTAGATGGTGAACAGGTTTCCCGCCACCGATACCCGCACCCCGCCGTCTGCGGCCTCCGCCGTGACCCCGGCGGCGGACGCGCTGTCCGCCGCCCATCCCCCCGCCATTGCCGCCAGCCCCATGAAGGCCGCGCAAACGGCCCCCAGGATGCGTTTCGGGTGCGTCGTGTGCTGCGATGCGCGCATGTTCATCGTCATGGTCCCTTTCCGTTCCGCGCGGCACCCCGGCCGCGTCCGGTCGCCCAACAGTCTACCTCCCCGGAGGGGCGGGAAGCCATTGAACGGAAGAAGGGCGGGCAGAGAGGGATGCCTGCCTCATTCGCTGTGAGGCGGACATTCCTGTCTGCCCGGCAGCCTTGGACCGGTTTGGGGTCCGCTGGCGTGCGGAATGGGAAACAAATTGCGCCGGAATGGAGTCCAACGAGCATGCAGACGGGGTTGTCCCCAAAAAGAGGTCCCTTTTTGCTGTTTTGGGAACGTTTTTTGGAAGAAACGGATACATGACTGAAAGAATCCGCGCAAAGGACGTAATCCGGCAAACCCCGTTCCTTGGCGGCGGAAAGGCTGGGATTTATTCGTATTCGCACTTGTTGTATTTTCGACGTAACCTATTGACATTGAACGGACTATCGTGTACACTATGCCCCGATGCGGCTTCGTTCGTCAAGCCGTGCAGTGCGGGAAGTGTGACCCCGGTCCCCAGAGAACCCTCTTTTGAACGGGGTGGCGTGCGTTAAAGTGGGGAATCAGTGCGCGGCGGCGTTGTGCCGGGGGTTGGATTAGAAAGGAGCAAACGGTTATGACACTTAGACTTGCAACGGGATTGTGGGTTTTTTCCACCGCCTCCGACCGTTATTGCGCGGACGGCTACCGGGACCTGCCCCGCACCGTGGACGTGCTGGCGACCATCGCCAAGCTCAAGGGCGTGAAAGGGGTGGAAGTCCGCCAGACGGACATCACGCCTGAACTGCCGGCCAAGGAAATGCGCCGCCTGCTCAAAGAGCATGGGCTGGTGTGCTCCTGCGTGGCCATGAACCTGTGCCATTCCCGGCGCTTCGCCCTGTCCGGATTCGGCCACCAGCACCAGAAGACCCGCAACGCGGCCATTGACGAGGGCCGCAAGGCGGTGGACCTGGCGCGGGCGCTGGGCACCACGGAAGTCACGCTCCGGCTGAACACCGACGGCTTCGACTACCCGTTCCACATTGACTATACCACCCACTGGAACACGGTGATCTCGTCCATCAAGACGATCGCCAAGTACGCCGCGCCGGACGTGAACGTGGCCGTCGCCTACAAGCCGCGCGAGCCGCGCCGCCACCTCACCGTCTCCTCGGTGGGCAAGGCGCTGTCCATGTGCCAGGAAATCGCCATGAAGAACGTCGGCGTCGGGATGGACTTCTCCCACTCCCTCATGGCCGGCGAGAACCCCGCCGAGTCCATCGCGTTCCTCTCCCGGGCGAGCAAGCTGTTCCAGGTCTATTTCAGCGACGGGTACGCCCTCAACGACGACGGCATGGCCCCCGGCAGCCTTCACCTGTGGGAGACGCTGGAGGCGCTCTTCTACCTGCGCGTGGCGAAGTACAAGGGCTTCGTGACGATTGACATCGCGCCGCAACGGATCGAGCCGACCCACGCCCTCCAGATTGCCATGGGCAACCTGTCCATCCTCTGGAAGAAGCTCGAAAAGCTGGACGTGGCCGAGCTCCGCAAGGCCCAGAAGACTCTCGACGCCACCGAGAGCCAGCGCATCATCCGCCGGGTCATGCTCCAGGGATAGGGGGCGGTCCGCCCGTCATGCAGCCTCAGTGAACACACGCCGGTTTCGCGCCCGCCGCGCGGAACCGGCGTTTCCTCTTGGAAAGGAGCCGCGTTCTGCCCAAAGGCAATGTCATCGGACTTAAGGCCTCGCAGCTGCGTTTTCTGGAGCGCCTTGAGCGGCGTTCCGTGCCCCCCGATGCGCTGGTCACCCCGGAGCTGGCCCGCTCGCTGACGGAGTTCTCCGCCGAAACGGGCCGCCAGTGCGGCGTGCTGCTGGACCGCCGGGGCCGGGTGGCGGCGGTGACGGTGGGCGACGCCCATTCCGTGCCCCTGCCGGACGTGCCCCGGCGCGGGTATGACCGCCTCTGCGGCCTGCGCCTCATCCACACCCACCTGCGCGACGAGCCGCTGGACGAGGAGGACCTCACCCAGCTCGCGCTGCGCCGGCTGGACCTGGTCGCCGCGGTCGTCGTGGAGGCCGGCGGCCTCCCCGGAGCGGTCCACCGCGCGCATCTCCTGCCGGACAACGCGGGCGGGACCCCCTGGCGCGTGCTGCCGCCCGAGTCCGTCCACGCGCTCCCTGAAGACTGGCAGTCCTTCATCGGCGCGCTGGAGGAGGAGTTCGACCGGACCCGGTCCCGCGCGCTGGCCGCCGGGGTGGAGAGCCGGGCGCTGCTCCTGCACGTGTCCGAAAACACCCCCACGGAGGTGGAGGACTCGGTGCGGGAACTGGCCGAACTGGCCCGGAGCGCCGGGGTGGACCCGGTGCACACGGTCATCCAGCGCCGCGCCCCGGACCCCAAACACGTGCTCGGACGCGGCAAGCTGCGCGCCGTGCTCATCCAGGCGCTGCAGAAGGGGGCCGACCTCCTCGTGTTCGACATGAACCTCAGCCCCTCGCAGGTCAAGGCGCTGTCCGAATACACGGACCTCAAGATTCTCGACCGCACCCAGCTCATCCTCGACATCTTTGCCCGCCACGCCGTCACCCGCGAGGGGCGGCTCCAGGTGGAGCTGGCGCAGATGCGCTACCTCATGCCCCTCCTCAACCTGCGCCAGACGGCGCTGTCCCGGCTCACCGGCGGCATTGGCGGACGCGGCCCCGGCGAGACCCGGCTCGAGGTGGACCGCCGCCGCGCCCGCGACCG
This window contains:
- a CDS encoding 50S ribosomal protein L1, translating into MAKASKRCTANSKKVEFGRYYALGEAVALVKECANAKFDETVELGFLLGVDPRHADQMVRGSVALPHGTGKTVRVVVFCEQEEQVKAAQEAGADFVGSEDLASKILGGWTDFDAAVAAPDMMRHVGKLGKILGPRGLMPSPKAGTVTPNVGQAVREIKAGKIEYRVDKNANIHVPVGKASFSPEQLEQNAASVIEAIVKAKPAACKGTYLKVVCMSSTMGPGFKMDPVAAVATKTR
- the hflX gene encoding GTPase HflX encodes the protein MPKGNVIGLKASQLRFLERLERRSVPPDALVTPELARSLTEFSAETGRQCGVLLDRRGRVAAVTVGDAHSVPLPDVPRRGYDRLCGLRLIHTHLRDEPLDEEDLTQLALRRLDLVAAVVVEAGGLPGAVHRAHLLPDNAGGTPWRVLPPESVHALPEDWQSFIGALEEEFDRTRSRALAAGVESRALLLHVSENTPTEVEDSVRELAELARSAGVDPVHTVIQRRAPDPKHVLGRGKLRAVLIQALQKGADLLVFDMNLSPSQVKALSEYTDLKILDRTQLILDIFARHAVTREGRLQVELAQMRYLMPLLNLRQTALSRLTGGIGGRGPGETRLEVDRRRARDRLSRLEKEVSLLGGRRVLRRQVRVRRAVPTVAVVGYTNAGKSTLLNQLTGSEVVAKDFLFATLNPVSRRLRFPREREVIITDTVGFIRQLPATLLAAFRTTFEEIRDADLLLHVMDASCADLEARRDTVLSTLRDLELDTKPMVNVLNKADLADPDTLAGLVARFDGVATCALDRNSFTLLLERMETALWRDAAPAAWEHTHETTEE
- a CDS encoding sugar phosphate isomerase/epimerase, whose amino-acid sequence is MTLRLATGLWVFSTASDRYCADGYRDLPRTVDVLATIAKLKGVKGVEVRQTDITPELPAKEMRRLLKEHGLVCSCVAMNLCHSRRFALSGFGHQHQKTRNAAIDEGRKAVDLARALGTTEVTLRLNTDGFDYPFHIDYTTHWNTVISSIKTIAKYAAPDVNVAVAYKPREPRRHLTVSSVGKALSMCQEIAMKNVGVGMDFSHSLMAGENPAESIAFLSRASKLFQVYFSDGYALNDDGMAPGSLHLWETLEALFYLRVAKYKGFVTIDIAPQRIEPTHALQIAMGNLSILWKKLEKLDVAELRKAQKTLDATESQRIIRRVMLQG